One window of the Corvus moneduloides isolate bCorMon1 chromosome 10, bCorMon1.pri, whole genome shotgun sequence genome contains the following:
- the LOC116448782 gene encoding phospholipid scramblase family member 5-like isoform X2: protein MSHSSAIISERSLKCDLSKPSGTQPVHLWKERNLSNRKLDQIIIHQQVELLEAILGTETSSKYEIKNHLGQRVYFAVEENGCFDRQLCSPIRSFTIRIVDNTGREVIRVIRPLRCNSCWFPCFLQELEVQSPPGTIAGYVVQNWDPFLPKFTIQNQSKEDVLKVIGPCATCGCFDDVDFEVKALNEMTTIGKISKYWSGFVNNIFTNTANFGIQVPVDLDVRIKAVMIGACFLIDLMFFENSLDGL, encoded by the exons ATGTCACATTCCTCAGCCATAATTTCAGAGAGAAGTCTGAAGTGTGACTTGAGCAAGCCTTCAGGCACCCAGCCTGTGCACctctggaaggaaagaaatcttAGTAACAGGAAG ctggaCCAGATAATTATTCATCAGCAAGTGGAGCTTCTGGAAG CCATACTCGGCACAGAGACCTCCAGCAAATATGAGATAAAAAACCATTTGGGACAAAGAGTTTACTTTGCAGTAGAAGAGAACGGCTGCTTTGACCGCCAGCTGTGCTCGCCTATAAGGTCTTTCACCATAAGGATTGTGGATAACACGGGACGGGAGGTGATCCGAGTCATCAGACCCTTGAGGTGCAACAGCTGCTGGTTCCCCTGCTTCCTGCAGGAG TTAGAAGTTCAGTCCCCACCAGGTACAATAGCTGGGTACGTTGTACAGAACTGGGACCCTTTTCTGCCAAAGTTTACTATACAGAATCAAAGTAAAGAAGATGTACTAAAAGTAATTGGCCCGTGTGCAACCTGTGGCTGTTTTGATGATGTTGACTTTGAG GTAAAAGCTCTCAATGAGATGACAACGATTGGCAAAATTTCCAAGTATTGGTCTGGATTTGTCAACAACATCTTTACCAACACTGCCAACTTTGGGATCCAGGTTCCTGTAGATCTTGATGTGAGGATCAAGGCAGTAATGATTGGTGCTTGTTTCCTCATT GACTTAATGTTCTTTGAAAACTCTTTGGATGGATTATAA
- the LOC116448782 gene encoding phospholipid scramblase family member 5-like isoform X1, whose product MASQESQGQAKPILKDYLPGSSDIPQQNMPVEPTSLWKQTSHTHNLPPGLEYLNQLDQIIIHQQVELLEAILGTETSSKYEIKNHLGQRVYFAVEENGCFDRQLCSPIRSFTIRIVDNTGREVIRVIRPLRCNSCWFPCFLQELEVQSPPGTIAGYVVQNWDPFLPKFTIQNQSKEDVLKVIGPCATCGCFDDVDFEVKALNEMTTIGKISKYWSGFVNNIFTNTANFGIQVPVDLDVRIKAVMIGACFLIDLMFFENSLDGL is encoded by the exons ATGGCCTCTCAAG aatcTCAGGGACAAGCCAAACCAATCTTGAAGGATTACCTGCCTGGTTCTTCTGACATTCCTCAACAGAATATGCCTGTTGAACCAACAAGTCTCTGGAAGCAAACGTCACACACTCATAACTTGCCACCTGGTCTGGAGTACCTGAACCAG ctggaCCAGATAATTATTCATCAGCAAGTGGAGCTTCTGGAAG CCATACTCGGCACAGAGACCTCCAGCAAATATGAGATAAAAAACCATTTGGGACAAAGAGTTTACTTTGCAGTAGAAGAGAACGGCTGCTTTGACCGCCAGCTGTGCTCGCCTATAAGGTCTTTCACCATAAGGATTGTGGATAACACGGGACGGGAGGTGATCCGAGTCATCAGACCCTTGAGGTGCAACAGCTGCTGGTTCCCCTGCTTCCTGCAGGAG TTAGAAGTTCAGTCCCCACCAGGTACAATAGCTGGGTACGTTGTACAGAACTGGGACCCTTTTCTGCCAAAGTTTACTATACAGAATCAAAGTAAAGAAGATGTACTAAAAGTAATTGGCCCGTGTGCAACCTGTGGCTGTTTTGATGATGTTGACTTTGAG GTAAAAGCTCTCAATGAGATGACAACGATTGGCAAAATTTCCAAGTATTGGTCTGGATTTGTCAACAACATCTTTACCAACACTGCCAACTTTGGGATCCAGGTTCCTGTAGATCTTGATGTGAGGATCAAGGCAGTAATGATTGGTGCTTGTTTCCTCATT GACTTAATGTTCTTTGAAAACTCTTTGGATGGATTATAA